One window from the genome of Salvia miltiorrhiza cultivar Shanhuang (shh) chromosome 7, IMPLAD_Smil_shh, whole genome shotgun sequence encodes:
- the LOC130991592 gene encoding uncharacterized protein LOC130991592 yields the protein MGEKKKGGAMLVRLVSAAGTGFFYVVKKTKRLHTNNIKLEFRKYDPRVNRHVLFTEAKMK from the coding sequence ATGGGCGAGAAGAAGAAGGGAGGTGCTATGTTGGTTCGGCTTGTGTCGGCAGCTGGAACCGGATTCTTCTATGTCGTGAAGAAGACGAAGAGGCTCCACACCAACAATATCAAGCTGGAGTTCCGCAAGTATGATCCTCGCGTCAATCGCCATGTTTTGTTCACGGAGGCAAAGATGAAGTGA